A single Leptotrichia trevisanii DSM 22070 DNA region contains:
- the trmB gene encoding tRNA (guanosine(46)-N7)-methyltransferase TrmB produces MENKIEIIGKNGQKLEITKAEKEKRANIKKVNDEFKKINAEKSKIINEQELWKYFFEKPKRNYNKYMYEMLEFPEYLMYNNENVDKYCGKWNDFFGNNNDIYLEIGCGSGNFTVQNAEKFKDRNYIALELRFKRLVLGAKKSKKRNLNNILFVRKRGETILDFIGKNEISGVYINFPDPWEGEERKRVISESLFSKLDIILKTDGKLFFKTDHEQYYEDVLELVKALENYQIVYHTRDLHNSEKANENIKTEFEQMFLSKHNMNIKYIEIKKIK; encoded by the coding sequence ATGGAAAATAAAATTGAAATTATAGGAAAAAATGGACAAAAACTGGAAATTACAAAAGCCGAAAAAGAAAAAAGGGCGAATATAAAAAAAGTAAATGATGAATTTAAAAAAATAAATGCAGAAAAAAGTAAAATTATAAATGAACAGGAACTTTGGAAATATTTTTTTGAAAAACCCAAAAGAAATTATAATAAATACATGTATGAAATGCTTGAATTTCCTGAGTATTTGATGTATAATAATGAGAACGTAGATAAATATTGTGGAAAATGGAATGATTTTTTTGGAAATAATAATGACATTTATCTTGAAATCGGCTGTGGGAGCGGCAATTTTACTGTGCAAAATGCAGAAAAATTTAAGGACAGAAATTATATTGCACTGGAATTACGATTTAAGCGGCTTGTTCTTGGAGCAAAGAAATCTAAAAAAAGAAACTTGAATAATATTCTTTTTGTAAGAAAAAGAGGGGAAACAATATTAGATTTTATTGGTAAAAATGAAATTTCTGGTGTGTATATTAATTTTCCTGATCCTTGGGAAGGTGAGGAGAGAAAAAGGGTTATAAGTGAGAGTTTGTTTTCTAAATTAGACATTATTTTAAAAACAGATGGGAAATTATTTTTTAAAACGGATCACGAACAATATTATGAGGATGTTCTGGAATTAGTAAAGGCACTTGAAAATTATCAAATTGTCTATCATACAAGAGATTTGCACAATTCAGAAAAGGCAAATGAGAATATAAAAACTGAATTTGAACAAATGTTTTTAAGTAAACATAATATGAATATTAAATATATAGAAATAAAAAAAATTAAATAA